Proteins found in one Coffea eugenioides isolate CCC68of chromosome 5, Ceug_1.0, whole genome shotgun sequence genomic segment:
- the LOC113770170 gene encoding glucan endo-1,3-beta-glucosidase 13-like — protein sequence MLCVPKIQSIMATPSAPHLLLLLLLSLISLSSLPSTLSAGGSIAINYGRVANDLPSPPQVVQLLKAQGLTKVKLYDTDSNVLSALSGSGISVTVALPNEQLSSAAAGQSYTDSWVQSNILAYYPKTLIEAIAVGNEVFVDPKNTTPFLVPAMKNVYSSLVKYNVSAIKISSPIALSALQTSYPSSSGSFKSGLIEPVIKPMLNFLKQTGSYVMVNAYPFFAYTANTDTISLDYALFRNNKGVTDPNNGLVYKSLFDAQLDAVFAAMNAVGFKDVKVVVSETGWPSKGDENEVGASQQNAASYNGNLVRRVLAGGGTPLRPDEPLNVYLFALFNENQKTGPTSERNYGLFYPSEQKVYDVPLTLEALARAPTASPSNTSRVATKPPSTSSGGDFSPSSAGQTWCVASGDAGEEKLKDALDYACGEGAADCRPIQRGATCYNPNTLVAHASYAFNSYYQKNARRSGSCYFGGAAYVVSQSPEYGSCNYPTGY from the exons ATGCTCTGCGTACCAAAGATCCAGAGCATCATGGCAACTCCCTCCGCCCCgcacctcctcctcctcctcctcctctccctCATCTCCCTCTCTTCCCTCCCCTCCACCCTCTCCGCCGGCGGCTCCATTGCCATCAACTACGGCCGTGTTGCCAACGACCTCCCATCCCCGCCCCAAGTCGTCCAGCTTCTCAAAGCCCAAGGCCTCACTAAAGTCAAGCTCTACGACACAGACTCCAATGTCCTCTCAGCCCTCTCCGGTTCCGGCATCTCAGTCACCGTTGCACTTCCCAACGAACAGCTTTCCTCCGCCGCTGCCGGCCAATCCTACACTGACTCGTGGGTGCAGTCCAACATCCTTGCTTACTACCCCAAAACTCTCATCGAAGCCATTGCCGTCGGGAACGAAGTTTTCGTGGACCCCAAGAACACCACTCCTTTCCTCGTACCCGCCATGAAAAACGTCTACTCTTCGCTGGTTAAGTACAACGTTTCCGCCATCAAGATATCTTCCCCCATTGCTCTCAGCGCACTGCAAACCTCGTACCCATCGTCCTCCGGTTCGTTCAAGTCGGGGCTGATTGAGCCGGTGATCAAACCGATGCTGAACTTCTTGAAACAAACCGGTTCGTATGTCATGGTCAATGCGTATCCGTTCTTCGCTTACACGGCGAACACGGACACGATTTCGTTGGACTACGCCTTGTTTCGCAACAACAAAGGCGTAACAGACCCGAATAACGGGCTGGTCTACAAGAGCCTGTTCGATGCCCAACTCGACGCCGTTTTCGCAGCGATGAATGCGGTGGGTTTTAAAGACGTCAAAGTCGTGGTGTCCGAAACCGGGTGGCCGTCCAAGGGGGACGAAAATGAAGTGGGTGCAAGCCAGCAGAATGCGGCGTCGTACAACGGAAACCTGGTGCGCAGGGTGCTTGCGGGTGGTGGGACCCCTTTGAGACCCGACGAGCCGCTCAACGTCTACTTGTTTGCTCTGTTCAATGAGAATCAGAAGACGGGGCCCACCTCCGAGAGGAATTATGGACTCTTTTATCCGAGCGAGCAGAAAGTTTACGATGTTCCGCTGACGCTGGAGGCCTTGGCCAGGGCACCCACGGCTTCGCCGTCGAACACGAGTCGGGTGGCGACGAAGCCTCCGTCCACATCCAGCGGTGGTGATTTTTCCCCCAGCAGCGCGGGCCAGACTTGGTGCGTGGCGAGTGGAGATGCTGGGGAGGAGAAGTTGAAGGACGCACTGGATTATGCTTGTGGGGAAGGAGCTGCTGATTGCCGTCCGATTCAGCGCGGTGCCACGTGTTACAATCCGAACACCCTTGTGGCCCATGCATCATACGCTTTCAATAGCTATTATCAGAAGAATGCACGAAGAAGTGGGTCCTGTTATTTTGGGGGTGCAGCCTACGTGGTCTCTCAATCTCCCG AGTATGGGAGCTGCAACTATCCGACGGGCTATTGA